In Microcoleus sp. FACHB-831, one genomic interval encodes:
- a CDS encoding vancomycin high temperature exclusion protein → MSAATSRDRYTNPENVPTERVAIVFGAGILPDGRPTPMLADRVQGAVDLYNQGRVSKLLMTGDNSRIDYNEVAVMQKYASDRGVPVQDITLDYAGFSTYESCYRAKEIFGVGQAVLITQKFHLPRAVYTCNQLGVNSVGLGTPDWEWYGEEVMRKYTMREMLATVKALWEVKIARPKPTFLGPFEGIL, encoded by the coding sequence ATGAGTGCAGCGACTTCGCGCGATCGCTATACTAACCCGGAAAATGTCCCAACTGAGCGCGTTGCTATTGTCTTTGGCGCGGGGATATTGCCAGACGGTAGACCTACACCAATGTTAGCCGACCGCGTGCAAGGAGCAGTCGATTTATACAACCAAGGTCGCGTCAGTAAACTTTTGATGACTGGCGACAACAGCCGCATCGACTATAACGAAGTTGCTGTGATGCAAAAGTATGCGAGCGATCGCGGCGTTCCTGTTCAAGATATTACCCTCGACTACGCTGGTTTCAGCACCTACGAAAGTTGCTATCGCGCTAAAGAAATTTTTGGCGTAGGTCAAGCGGTTTTAATTACCCAGAAATTTCATTTGCCACGCGCTGTTTATACTTGCAATCAGTTAGGTGTAAACTCAGTTGGCTTGGGTACACCCGATTGGGAGTGGTATGGAGAAGAGGTGATGCGAAAATATACAATGCGCGAAATGCTAGCAACTGTAAAAGCGCTGTGGGAGGTTAAAATTGCCCGTCCCAAACCAACTTTTTTAGGGCCATTTGAGGGTATTTTGTAA
- a CDS encoding MBL fold metallo-hydrolase — MNPDRTTATASIEFDPATAFEFTVTGLIEKDSEALYLVCRDETRLRISKLAEQYPTGQVGLWYLIPNTDSTGQIATVNVVNCNSNPADREVEDKCNFVGRVVQLGKRNTSAMFKINRLGEKPLKITLLSPGISAKVGDLVSVTAIRLGDTLQIQRISKVEEIDKNKSNIDVGNLPATSLKNDAIAGAAAKHDAEQKILPNPVAPKLIAQQALTAETGYDDWELSQPEKRWYGWEWEALRRSTGDRARVQIGWQARQATVYKYPIASLTTEDLELQETDDSDNNATSQIQNTRLIVKPLGAARGIGASCFQILIGPYEIVLDCGTRPKGYDPLPALDHLNRPNLLLISHAHQDHLGAVPVFHSRYPHVRMICTPGTREIAHVMLQDCLKVQQRNEDSPELFDEDDLSSTLFRLETQPVGKDFEPLPGLQVRFINAGHIVGAACIYLRYGERSLLYTGDYNTASSRTTEGLRLADLPEADMLITESTYGSDTHPARKNQETALMNAIAEVIGKGGNVLIPAFALGRAQEILLAIRTSAIFHKLKIPVFVDGLVRAVTDVFSDNLELLPSSVRNFVQQSDREPFFDEKSTTPVTPIGSPRERPLAMAKPSVIIASSGMLTGGPSVYYASALLGRENAAIFISGYTDEESPGRLLQNLKTGDTVELDGKEISVRAQVRRFNLSAHADKVGLTQVIHRVNPKHLILIHGSTDALHELARSGDLQKKYYVHIPSVGEAIDFGNVPEHISKTRVAEISLPAEFEVGIEAEVEGAWLRIPAEVVESDPRWELLASNGILRAKWDGFHLKLSPFSQKYIAIEEAIASGADCCAACEYFVYGKCQGEESPLYELKVDPHGLCPEFERKEIYANTQKISELISDFPDEDIYLLE; from the coding sequence ATGAACCCCGATCGCACAACAGCAACCGCGTCTATTGAATTTGATCCAGCAACGGCTTTTGAGTTCACTGTCACCGGACTCATTGAAAAAGACAGCGAAGCGCTGTATCTTGTGTGCCGGGATGAAACGCGCTTGCGGATTTCTAAACTCGCCGAACAATATCCCACAGGACAAGTAGGGCTGTGGTATCTCATCCCCAATACTGACTCTACAGGGCAAATAGCGACGGTAAATGTCGTTAATTGCAACTCAAATCCCGCCGATAGGGAAGTTGAGGATAAATGTAATTTTGTGGGAAGAGTTGTGCAACTAGGCAAGCGCAACACCAGCGCTATGTTTAAAATAAATAGATTGGGCGAGAAACCTCTCAAAATTACCCTTCTAAGTCCAGGAATTAGCGCAAAAGTAGGAGATTTGGTATCAGTTACAGCAATTAGACTAGGAGATACGTTGCAAATTCAGCGTATTTCTAAGGTGGAGGAAATTGATAAAAATAAATCGAATATTGATGTAGGAAATTTGCCCGCAACGTCTCTAAAAAATGACGCGATCGCGGGCGCTGCTGCAAAGCACGACGCCGAACAAAAAATACTGCCAAATCCTGTTGCACCAAAGCTAATAGCGCAGCAGGCACTAACCGCAGAAACGGGCTATGATGACTGGGAACTCTCACAGCCAGAAAAGCGTTGGTACGGTTGGGAATGGGAAGCTTTACGCCGATCCACTGGCGATCGCGCTAGAGTTCAAATAGGATGGCAAGCTCGACAAGCTACTGTATATAAATATCCAATTGCATCGCTTACTACAGAAGATTTGGAATTGCAAGAAACTGACGATTCAGACAATAATGCAACATCCCAAATTCAAAACACAAGATTAATAGTTAAACCGTTGGGAGCCGCTAGAGGAATCGGCGCTTCTTGCTTTCAAATTTTAATCGGCCCTTATGAAATAGTATTGGATTGCGGTACTCGTCCCAAAGGCTACGATCCTTTACCAGCACTCGACCACCTAAACCGTCCTAATCTGTTGCTGATCTCTCACGCTCACCAAGATCATTTAGGCGCAGTTCCAGTATTTCACAGTCGTTATCCCCACGTGCGGATGATTTGTACTCCGGGGACTAGGGAAATTGCTCACGTCATGTTGCAAGACTGTTTGAAAGTGCAGCAACGCAACGAAGATTCGCCGGAATTGTTTGATGAAGATGATTTGTCCAGCACCTTGTTTCGCTTGGAAACACAACCAGTGGGAAAGGACTTTGAACCGCTTCCCGGTTTACAAGTTAGATTTATTAATGCTGGTCATATTGTTGGTGCGGCGTGCATATATTTAAGATATGGAGAGCGATCGCTCCTCTATACTGGCGACTACAACACCGCTTCCTCGCGCACTACTGAAGGATTGCGACTGGCAGATCTTCCAGAAGCCGATATGTTGATTACCGAGTCTACCTATGGTTCGGATACGCATCCAGCGCGGAAGAATCAAGAAACAGCATTGATGAACGCGATCGCCGAAGTTATTGGCAAAGGCGGTAACGTTTTAATTCCAGCTTTTGCACTCGGTCGCGCTCAAGAAATCTTACTCGCAATTCGCACTAGCGCCATCTTCCACAAATTAAAAATTCCCGTATTTGTCGATGGCTTAGTTAGAGCAGTTACAGATGTATTTTCCGATAATTTAGAACTGTTACCTAGCAGCGTCCGCAACTTTGTCCAACAAAGCGATCGCGAACCATTCTTTGATGAAAAATCCACAACACCAGTCACCCCCATAGGCTCACCCAGAGAACGCCCTCTGGCGATGGCAAAACCCAGCGTAATTATCGCCAGTTCCGGAATGCTCACCGGAGGGCCATCTGTATATTATGCTAGTGCGTTGCTAGGACGAGAAAACGCCGCCATCTTCATTTCTGGCTATACAGATGAAGAAAGTCCCGGTAGATTGCTGCAAAATCTCAAAACTGGCGACACTGTTGAATTAGATGGCAAAGAGATAAGTGTCCGCGCTCAAGTACGGCGATTTAATCTTAGCGCTCATGCAGATAAAGTTGGTTTAACACAAGTCATTCATCGAGTTAATCCCAAACACCTGATATTAATTCACGGCTCAACAGACGCCTTGCACGAACTGGCGCGTTCGGGTGACTTGCAAAAGAAATACTACGTCCACATCCCCTCGGTTGGGGAGGCAATTGACTTCGGGAATGTGCCAGAACACATTAGCAAAACAAGAGTTGCCGAAATTTCTCTGCCTGCTGAGTTCGAGGTGGGTATAGAAGCTGAAGTAGAGGGAGCATGGTTGAGAATTCCGGCTGAGGTGGTGGAATCAGATCCGCGATGGGAGTTATTGGCTAGCAACGGCATACTCAGAGCCAAGTGGGACGGATTTCATCTCAAGCTGAGTCCCTTCTCGCAAAAGTATATAGCGATAGAAGAGGCGATCGCTTCCGGTGCAGATTGTTGCGCCGCCTGCGAGTATTTTGTTTACGGCAAGTGTCAAGGCGAAGAAAGTCCGTTGTACGAGCTAAAAGTAGATCCGCACGGATTGTGTCCGGAATTTGAGCGCAAAGAAATTTATGCCAACACGCAAAAAATTAGCGAATTAATTTCAGACTTTCCGGATGAGGATATATATCTGCTGGAATAA
- a CDS encoding ROK family protein produces the protein MHTLAVDIGGSGVKVMVLDEAGKPLTERSRVETPQPALPEPVIGAIASLAAGTGEFDRVSVGFPGVVTNGVIKTAVNLTPEWVDFDLATALSEKLGKPVRVINDADMQGLGAISGKGVELTITLGTGFGSGLFVDGKLVPNLEAGHHPFRKGETYEEQLGRAALDKIGQKRWNSRLGKAIAQLQKLFNCEYLYIGGGNTKKVTIDLPPNVKIVPNVSGLLGGIALWRD, from the coding sequence ATGCACACCTTAGCCGTTGACATTGGCGGTAGTGGCGTCAAGGTGATGGTCTTGGACGAAGCTGGTAAGCCGTTGACCGAAAGAAGCCGCGTAGAGACACCGCAACCAGCATTACCAGAGCCAGTGATTGGCGCGATCGCCTCCTTAGCCGCCGGAACGGGAGAGTTTGACCGCGTATCGGTTGGGTTTCCTGGCGTAGTGACTAATGGCGTCATAAAAACCGCAGTAAATTTAACTCCAGAATGGGTAGACTTCGATCTGGCGACCGCACTATCTGAAAAATTGGGTAAGCCTGTGCGAGTTATCAACGATGCAGATATGCAAGGCTTGGGAGCAATTTCAGGTAAGGGTGTTGAGTTAACAATTACTTTGGGAACAGGCTTTGGTTCCGGTTTGTTTGTGGATGGCAAACTCGTGCCAAATTTGGAAGCCGGACACCATCCATTTCGCAAAGGGGAAACCTATGAAGAACAACTCGGACGCGCCGCCTTGGACAAAATAGGCCAAAAAAGATGGAACAGCCGTTTAGGAAAAGCGATCGCGCAACTTCAAAAACTGTTTAACTGCGAGTATCTTTACATCGGCGGTGGCAATACCAAAAAGGTGACAATAGACCTACCACCTAATGTTAAAATCGTGCCCAACGTCAGTGGCTTATTAGGTGGAATTGCCTTGTGGCGAGATTAG